One Natronomonas gomsonensis genomic window, CACTTTTCGAACGGTCGTCGCCGCGAAAGGCCTATGCGCCGCCACGACCCACCACGTAGTATGTCAGGACGTGCCGGTTCGGACTGCCCGGAGTGTGGCGGACGACTGGAATCCATCGATGGGATGGAGTACGAATGCGGCGACTGTGGCCGAACGTTCGACTCCGCAGACGTGTTCCTCATCTAGCCTCGATTCAGTCTCATCGCCGCGCCGGCTTTCGAAACCCTTTTTGATAGCGTCGGCGTCGTTGCGTCTGCAAGCCGCCTTAGCTCAGACTGGGAGAGCACTCGACTGAAGATCGAGCTGTCCCCGGTTCAAATCCGGGAGGCGGCATTCGGATTCTACACGATTTCCATTTGAGTAGCTTTTGTACTCGACTGAAGATTGAGCTGTCCCCGTTTCCGCGAGCGAAGCGAGCGGGAAGCCGGAAGACGAGTCACAGCCCGGGAGCGCAGCGAAGCGAGCACCCCGGACTGTCTCGGCAAGGTTCACAATCCGGGAGGCGGCACTCCCTGCGAACGACGTGAGAAGTGAAAAGCCGTGGCGTCACTCTGATTGTTCGGCGACGATTCTACTCGACCCACCGACCCGAAGCCGTCGGGTTCGAAAGCCCGCGTCTTCGAGCGTCCTTTCGATGACGGCTTCGTTGTCGTGCGGTTCGACGACGAGCAATCGGCACGCTGGGCGGTCGAGTGTCGCCTCCATCCCTGCCAGTAGGTCAGGGGCTGCTCCCTCGACGTCGATTTTGACGACGTTCGGCGGTGGATACGCTCCGGACTCGACCGTCCGGTCGGCGGTCGTCGTCTCGACGGTGATGGTCCCAACCGCGTCGTCGGTCGTTGCGTACTCTTCTTCGATGGAGCCTTCTCTCGACCCGACTTCGTCGGTTCTCATCACGAAGAACGTCCGTTCCCCCTCGCCGTCCGAGAGCGCGCGCGACTCCACGTCGTGGAAAACGTCGTTTCGCTGGAGATTGCGTCGCAGTCGTTCGACGTTCGGCGGGTACGGTTCGAAGGCGACGACGTGGCCGTCCTCCAGTACGTCGCCGGCGATGCAGGAGAAGGTACCCACGTTCGCGCCGACGTCCCAGAACACGTCGTCTTCGTTCAGTTCGTCGACGATGGTTCTGGCGACGGGTCGCTTCTTCCCGGAGATGCTAACGACGTTGTCCAACTCGGCGGCGCTTTCGATTCCAACGTCAGCCGTTGTGTGGTCGATTTCGACGGTAATCGTCTCTCCGTATCGGAGTCGGTACAGCGTCACGTACAGCGTTCTCAGGTGGGCGTCGATGCCGACCCGGTGAACGGCGTCTTTCAGCCTCGGCCGATACAGCCACGACCGGACCGAATCGAGGAGCGAATGTCCGCCCATACTTCTCGAAACCCACCCGAAAATAAAGTCATGCGTCGGATACGGACGACTGGATTGGGCGTCAGTTTCCCGCTATGGCCTCGGCAGCGATGGCGGCGGCGAGGCTCTCTTTCGGCGCGTCTTCGGAGTCGCTGTCCTTCGGCGGTGACGACTGAGGTCGCGATGGCGTTCCGTACGGCCGCTGGAACGGGCGGCCGTCGGAGTATCATGTTTTACGGTACCATGAACCAAGAACTGAAGTACGTCTCCCCCGTCGGCCCGAACATGGAGACGTCCGAGCGGCCAACGTTCGAAACGGAGGCCGGAGAGGAGATTTACCAGTACGTCGAACGGCACGGCACTGCAGCGCGACATCGGGTTCGAGAGGTCACGTCGCTGCCGCCCGAGGAGTTCAGCGAGGCGCTCGAACAGTTGGAATCGAGGGGGTATCTCGAAGACGATGGCGGGACGCTACAGGTCGCTCTCGACGTGGGGTCGGTGGAGTCCTACACCGCCGGCGACGTCGAGTACACGATTCGACCGGCCAAGCAGTCTGATTTCGATGGACTCATCGACACCATCCGGGACGTGACGGCGAAAGACACCTACGTCGTCGCCGAGTCCATCGCCGAGCAACTGCTGTACGAAGACGCTGTGACGCGACACAACAGCGTCGAATCGCGGGTGTTCTTCGTCGCCACCGTCGACGGCGACGTCGTCGGGTGGGCACACCTCGATTTGCCGCAGGTCGATAAACTCCAGAGCACCGCTCAACTCACCGTCGGCGTCCGCGGAGACTACCAGGACAACGGCATCGGGAGCCGACTGCTCGAACGCGCCCTCGATTGGGCGGAGGCCAACGGCTACCGGAAGGTGTACAACAGCGTCCCGACGACCAACGACGAGGCCATCGTCTTCCTCGAAGACCACGGCTGGGAGACCGAGGGCGTCCGCAAGGACCACTACACCATCGACGGCGACCACGTCGACGAAGTGATGCTGGCGTACACGTTCTGAGCGCCATCCTCTCGATGCGGCACCTCTTGAATGGGCCTTCAGTGCGGGGTGTAACCTCTATACTGATTCGTGTGAAACGTCATGGAGAACCATGAATATAGATAGCACACGACACCTACAACTCGACCGGGAGAGTCGTGGGACCCGATACTACCGCAACGCTGTTGAACGACACTGGGATCCCTTCGATATCGACCTCGAGGCCGACCGCGAGGCGCTAGTCGAGTCCCTGCAGTCCGTACCCGATGCCGAAGAGCGACTCGACAACTTCCGGATGGGTGTGGCCCGCTTCGGTGCCGGCGAGCAGGCCGTCACCGAGGACCTCGCGCCGCTTGCGACGGCACTCGACGACATCGACGACCAACTGTTCATCACGACGCAGTTGTACGAGGAGGGCAAACACACCGACCACTTCGACCGCTACTGGCGGGAGGTCATCCACCCCGTCGAGGAGGAACTCGGCTTCGAGACCTCCTCGCCGACCGACGAGAAGTGGTTCAACGAGGCATACGACGACCTCTTCGAGCGCAACGAGGAAGCGATGCACCGACTGCTCGATGAGCCGACGCCGGAGAACTTCGCACGCGCGTACTGTCACTACCACCTCGTCATCGAGGGCATCCTCGCCCAGACCGGCTACTACGGTCTCCAACAGGCGTACTCGAAGGACAACCATCCCGACCTTCCGCACCTGCCCGGGCTATACGAGGGCTTTACGCTCATCCGACAGGACGAGGGCCGACACGTCGGCTTCGGGATGGCGAAACTCAAAGAACTCGTCTCCGAGGGCGACGTCGACCCCTCGTTGCTCGACGAGACGGTCAACGAACTCCTGCCGTTGGTCGACGGCATCGCCGCCAACCCCGACGAGGAGTACCGCGAGGACATCGGGCCGAGTCCCGAGGAACTCCAGCAGTTCGCCACCGAAAAACACCTCCAGCGAATGGAGCAAATCAAAGACGCCGCCGAGGACGTGCCGGACCTCGAATCCCTCACCGAACTGGAAGGCGTCGGCGACTGAGGCGACTCAGTACCGGTAGACGGCGTCGGCGATGCCCGCGGTTTGCCCGACGCCGACGACTGCGAGTGACGCCGCGAGCGCGGGTTGGGTTCCGGTGGCGACCCCAGTCGCGTATCCGGCCGCACCGAGACCGCACAGCGCCGCCCCGCCGAAATAAATCCACGCACCCGCTCGCACGCGCCGTCCGGTGTAGACGAACCCGATGGCGGGCAGGAGCATCCAGCCGTACAGCGCGACCGAAAACAGCGCTCTCGCGGGACCCTCAACGCGAAACCCGACCGTTCCGGCCACCGTGATGAGGAACCCCACCGCGATGACGGTTCGCCAGGCCCACAGCACCCCTTCGCTCATCTCTTGCCACGACGCGACGGCGAAGGCCGCGAGCAGGACGCTCATCACGACGTGGGCGACGAAGAGGGTATACGAGTCGACGATGCCGAGGTGGGCGGCGGTGACGAACGCCCACGCCAGCGGGACCAACACGACCGGCCCTGTCTCTCTCGCGTTTCGGAACACACCACCGCTTCGTGTCGAACCGACAAATAGCCCCGCTCACGTCGGCTCGATTCTGATGATTCGGTCGTCGGACTCGACTGGGAAGTCGGTGAGCGTCCGACCGTCGCGGTTCGAGGTGAGCAGGTACAGCGCGCCGTCGGGACCTTCCTCGACGTGGCGCAGGCGGCCGAACTCGCCGTCGTACAGCCGGTGTGCGGTCGCGGTGTAGCGGTCGTCGAGCCAGTCCGCATCGAAGCGTCTTCCCCCGTCGGGGTCTGCTCCGTCGGCGTCGAGAGTCACACAGAACAGTGTCTGGGAACGCAGGCCAGCGACGAACAACCGGTTGTGCCACGCCGATATTGCGTCACCGGTGTAGAACGTGCTGCCGGAGGGTGCCCACGTCGTATCGGCGCCGGTGTTGAGAAGCGGCGGCGTGAACGCCTCGCTCTCGCCGTAGGCGTTGTACTGGACGCCGCCGGGGCCACCGCGGGCGACGTTCCAGCCGTAATTGGCGCCGGGGCGTAACGCCGACACCTCGTCGCGGTTCAGCGGCCCGTGTTCGGCGACCAGTGGTTCGCCGTCCGGCGTGAACGCGATACCCTGTGGGTTCCGGTGGCCGAGCGTGTACGTTCGGGGGTCACCGCCCGCCCCGAAGTCGGGGTTTCCGGGTGCGGGGTCGCCGTCAAGGGTCACCCGAAGCACAGCGCCGCCGAGGGAATCGGGGTCCTGTGCGATGTCTGCGCCTTCCTGTGCGTCCCCGGCGAGTATCCAGAGGTGGCCGTCGGGACCGACTTCGATGCGGCCGCCGTTGTGCCAGTCGTTGGCCGGAATCCCGTCGACGACAGCCGAGACTTCGTCGGCGTCGATGTCATAGCGGATGACCCGGTTCCGGAGGTCGTCGGCGGCGGTGTAGTAGACGAACAGTGTCCGCGGGTCCGGGTATTGTGGGTGGGTGGCGATACCGAGCGTCCCGCCCTCGCCGGGGCCGGTTCGGTCGGGGAGGTCACTCGCCGAGAGCACGGTCGTTGCGTCGTCGGGCTGCAAGCCAGACTCCGTCGCTAGTGTCTCGGCCTCGAACCGTCGGACGCCGCCGGTTCGCTCGGTGAGTAGCGCCTCGCCGCCGGCGAAGGTCAAATCCCACGGAATCGAGAGGTTCTCGACGGCGGTCGTCGCCGTCACCTCGGCGTCCAGCGGCGACCTCTCGGCCGGGTCCCACGTCGGCGTCGCCGGCCACGTCGTTTCGCCCTCGCCGGTCGGGTACTCGTCAGCCTCGCCCGCGAAACAGCCGGCGGTCGCCGTCAGGCCGGCAACACCACAGGCGAGCAACTCCCGTCGCGTCGGCCGATGCATACCCGCCATCGGGGGGCGAGACGGATACGTTCTCTCCCACCGGCGAACGTTCCTCCCCCGAGGTCTCAGAACACGGAGTCGGCGGTCGCGGCGCCGACGACGCTGAACACCGCGCCGACGGCGATGGCGCGCAGCGTGACGACAACCATCTCGACGCCGACGAGGTCATCGAGAAAGGTCCCGGGGGCGCCGAACGCCACTGCGAGAATCGCGACGGAACCGTAAGAGACCAGCATCAACGAGAGAAATCGGGTAGGAACGCCCGCGAGGTCCCTGTCGTCGTCCGGGTCGCGGCCGGCGGCTTTGTACAGCGCCGCATAGCCGATGGCGAAGACGATGGTAACCGTCAGAAGCAACTGAAAGGAATTCATGTCGCGTGCGAGCGTCCACACCTCCTCAGTGACGACGAACGGGCCGGCAAGCAGGAACCCGCCGACGACTTGCTGGGCCGAGTCGGCGAGTCGGAACCGCCCTTGAGGCCGAATGCGACGCATACTCACCCCGTCGGCAGCGATAAGTAAAACGGCTCCGTTGTGTGCGGCGATGGTCGACCGAGCGGGAATTCGCGCCGCCCTGTCGGAAACGCGGGGGTATCTCCTCTCGCATCACGGCCCCGACGAGGAGTTCCAACGGAAGTACGTCAACTGAGTCAGCAGAACAGTTGCGTGACGTAGACGGCGTCCTCGCCCAGTGCGACGCCGACGCCCTGTCTCGTGTAGCGGTCTCGCAACAGCGTCCGTCGGTGCCCCGGCGAATCGAGCCACGACCGGATGACGTGGTCGGCGACGGCACGCTCGGAGGTGGCGATGGCGCCACGGGGCGTCTGATAGATGTTCTCGCCGACCCGACAGTCGAGCCCGGCGGCGTCGACTCTGTCTTGGGGGCTCTCACCGTCTGGATTCGTGTGATTGACGAACCCTCGGTCGCGCATGTCGCGACTGTGTGCGCGGGCGACCGCGGCGAGTGATTCGTCGTGTTCGGTCGCTCCCACGCCCGCGTCGGCCCGCGCGGCGTCGCTTCCGTTCTCGATGTGGGTTTCGACCGCGTCGGCGTCGAGACCACCGTCGTCGAAGGGGCCGACGGTGGCGACGGCGCCCAACGCGAGGCCGACGACGAGGAGCGTCAACACGGCGAGACCGACGCCCGGCCGGAACAGCGACGACAGCGACGGCGAGTCGTCGGTGTCTTCTCGCCCCCTAGCCGCCCCGTCGAGGTCGAGTCGCCATCCGGTCGTCGTTCCGGCGGCCGTCCCCGGGCAGTCGTGGGCGTCCGGCGGGCGGTGGTCGGGACAGTACGCTCCGCCGCAGTGCGGACAGGCGTCGCTGACCGTCGCATCGTCGCCACAGACCGCACACTCGGAGGCCACGGTCGGCCTATGGTCCGGCCCCTCAAAACGACGGCGTCGAACTACAGCGTCAACTCGGCGCTCGGCATCTGAAGGAACGCCGTCTCGTAGCCCTCGTGGCGGGCTACCTGCGGATGCGTGACGACTTCGAGCGTGAGTTCGTCGCCTGCCTGGATGTCGTCGACGGCCGCGCCGTAGTGGTAATCGAGGCTGTCGTCGAAGGTGCGTTCGAGCGCCCCCTCGAAGACGGTCTCGCCGCCGCGTTCGATTCTCGCATCAAGCGCCATTCCCGGCAACACGAGTTCGTTGTACGGCGTTCGGGCCGATACCGCGAGATAGTCGCCCTCGCCGTCGACGCCGTCGGGTCGCTCCGAAAGCGAGACGACGGCCAGTTTCGCCTCGCCACTCTCGGCGGTTCCGTGGTGGGTCCCGGGCAGTTCCTCCAGTTCGGGCGCGACGCCAAGGGGGTGGTTCATGTCCATGACCGACGGGACGGCGGCCTCGCCGGCCCGGTCGCCCGCTCGCTCGATGCCGAGTTCGTCGCGCTTCTCGGTGGTGAACTCGAAGGGGACCGTGACGCTGGCCGGATCGCTGAAACGGCCCACGTACTCGCCGGTCCGGCGGACGTTCGTACCGCCGACCGACATCGTCACGTCGTAGGTTCCCTCGCCGTCGAGTTTGAAGTTGGCGCCGTAGTGAAAGCCCATCCGTGCCGACAGCATCGGATAGATGACCTGTTCGTCGAGCGCTTCGCCGTCCCGGGCGATGTCGACGCTCATGCCCGTATCCGGGAGGACGCGGCCGGTCTTGGGGTCCCAGACGACCGCCATCAGGTGGATGTCGTTGCTCCCGTCGACGTCGTGGAGGTTGGCCTCCTCGGCTTCGGTCGTCGTCGCATCGACCCGCCAGAAGCGGTGCGGGTAGGTGTACATCAGCGCGAAGGCGTACTCGCCGTCGTCGGTTTCGGCCATGTCGACCATCGCCATTCCGTCGACGTGCGTCGGGTAGTACACGCGGTCGGGTCGGTCTTCGAGAATCGGTGGTGTGGAGGTGACTTCCCGTGTCCGGATGAGGTCCGAACAGCCGGCCAATCCGACGGCTCCGGCACCGAGACACAAACGGACGTAGTCGCGGCGTTGCATTACGTGTGCGTCGGTTCGGAACCCGTATTTGGGTTCTGGTCCGACCGTCGAATCGTGCGGGGTGTCGTCGTCCGTTATTCCAACAGCGCGTCGACGAGTCGCGTAAAGCGGTCGACGAGGCGCTCGGGGAGCCGCGGGTCGGCGGTGTCCAGCAGTTCGGCGGTCCGGTCGGCGTCGACGACGGCGAGTTGGTGGCCGTCGTGGCGCTTCTCGATTAAGCCGGCTTCGGCGAGTCGCTCGGTGTGCCACGAGAGCGTGCTGCGGGCGATGCCGACCGATTCGGCGATGTCGACGGGTCGACTCGGTCCCTCGTCGAGCAGCGCCGCGACGATTTCGGCGCTCGTCTCCCGGCGCAACAGCGCCAGTGCCGCCCGCTCCCACTCGTCGTACTCCGGCGGGTAGTAGTGGGTCCTACCGAACAGTTCGTCGGTGACGACGGCGCTGCGGCGCCGGAGTTTTCGGACGTGATACTGGACCTGCCCGGGTGCGAGGTCCAGCGCCCGGACCAACTCGTTGAAGTGGACACCCGGGTCCTCCCGGATGTGTCGTTCGATGCTGTCGCGGGTGTCGCTCACCGTATCCCACCTCCGATGGGGTCTCGGACGGTGTGTGCCGACAGCACGGCGGCAATGACGAGTGCGGCCATCACGATGTCGAGTCCGTGTTCCAGCAGGTGATGTACTTCCAGCGATAGCCCGCCGGTCATGTATCCGACGCCGGTCACTGCGCGGACGAAAAGTGCCGCGAGCGCGAGCGCGACAAGCAGATACGGCCACGAGCGCCGCTGGACGAACGCGGCGAGGCCGACGCCGAGGATGCCAGCGGCACTCACCGTCCCGAACGCCAGCAAAACGCCGAGTATCAGTGTGTAAGCCATGGTTTGGGGTACTTCCACCTCGTCTCACGACGGAAGTGAGTTGTCGCCCGACGCTATGGGTCCGAGTCGAATATGCGTTCCGTCGCGTTCGTCGTTGGACCGTAGCGGTGACTCCCCAGTTCGATTATCAATTAGAATCAGCCGTCACCAATCGCTCACAGCTCGATTTCCTGTTCCTCGTACAGTTCCTCGAAGTCGAGGTCGCGCTCTTGAGCCTGCAGTTCGCGCTCGATTTCGTATTCGCGGCGCTGCTCTCGCTTCTTTCGTCCTTTCTGCTCGCGGCCTCGCTTCGTATCCGGCATGGCTATGTGTGGGTATGACACGCACACATATATGCGTAACGCCACCGGCGGAGTCTGCGCTCAAAAAAACAGGGTTGCCGGCCTCAGACCGGGGGTCCGCCGGCGAGGCTGTCGCGGTCGTGCGGTTTCCCGAAGTCGGAGGTCGGCCCCATCGGTACGATTCGTTTTGGGCTCACGTCCGGATGGGTGGTGTAGTAGTGTTCCTTGATGTGGTCCATGTGGGTCGTCTCGCCGAATCCCGGCGTCTGATACAAATCACGGAGGTACGGCCAGAGGGTGTCGTACTCGCGGACGAGTTTGTGGTTGCACATGAAGTGGGTGTGATACACCTCGTCGAAGCGGACGAGGGTGGTGTACATCGCGATGTCCGCCTCGGTGAGGCGGTCGCCGACGAGGTATCGCTGGTCGGACAGCACCGAATCCCAGCGGTCGAGGGCTTCGAACAGCTCGGTGACAGCCTCGTCGTAGGCCGACTGCGTCTCGGCGAATCCGGTCCGGTAGACGCCGTTGTTGATGGGTTCGTAGATGTCGTCGAGAGCCGAGTCGATGTCTGCTCTGCGGTCTGCGGGCGCGAGGTCGATGCCGTTGCCCAACTCGGCGAACGCCGTCGTCAGGTTCCGCATTATCTCCCGGGACTCGTTGTTGACGATGGTTTCCTCCCGTTTGTCCCAGAGTACCGGCACCGTGACGCGGCCGGTGTAGTCGGCATCGGCCTCGACGTACACCTCCCGGAGGTAATCGGAGCCGTGTATCGAGTCGGTCGTACAGCCGTCCTTCTCGGGGGTGAACTGCCAACCGCCGTCGTCGCGGTAGGGGTCGACCACGTCGACGGAGATAGCGTCCTCCAGACCGAGCAGTTTTCGTGTGACGAGCGTTCGGTGCGCCCACGGACACGCATAGGAGACGTAGAGATGGTAGCGGCCCGCTTCGACGCCTTCGGCATCGACGCGGTCCCGGAACGTCGTGGGTTGGCGCTGGAACGACCCGTCTTCGGCGGTGGGGTCGTACTCGGTTACCCACTCGCCGTCGATGAACTGATTGACCATATCCATTCTTGGTTCTCTCGGGGGATATGCTTCCGGGCGATGACGGCGGTTGCCGGAATCGGTGACGGTAGAATCGATATCACGTAATTTCGTGGTGGTGGGCAGGGATTCAAGTCGTTCCGTCGTTGTACGCGAGTGAGGGCCGATGGCCCGAGCGAGCGCTTTTTCATCGACGTTTTACGGGGGTTGAGCGCTCGCCGCAGGCGAGCGCGAGGCCCCCGACGAAAAAAGGTCGAATCACAACGCTATTGAAGGGCCTTTACTAACATCGAATATGGTCACGACAGTGGGTATCGTTGGCGGGGCGGTGCTGACACTCGCCGCGGTCGTCCTGCACTTCTCGAAGGGCTCGGAGTGGACGCCCCGAGAGGACATCTCCGACGAGGTCATCGAACAGCGGGCCTCGGCGGTCCCGGAGACGGAGTTCCCCGAACCGGGCAATCGCAGTATCGGCGGTGGCGGTGCGGCCGCCGCGGCGGTCGCTGCCGGCGAGGGTGAAAGCGAGGGCGAACTCGAAGACGGCGAGGCGGGCGACGACAGTCCGGCCGCCATCCCCGACGACGAAGCGGAAGTGTACGAAATCGAGTACGTGAAGGAAGGCACCACCATCGAGGTCAAGGAGAACGAAACCGTCCTCGAGGCGGGCGAAGACGAGGGCTGGGACCTCCCCTACGCCTGCCGGGAGGGACAGTGTATCTCCTGTGCCGGCCACATCACCGACGGGGGCAACGCCGAAGACTACGTCGAACACCACACCAACCAGATGCTCGGCGAACCCGAACTCGATGACGGCTACACGCTCACCTGCGTCGCCTACCCCGTTTCGGACTTCTCCATCGAAACCGGCGAATCGCCGTAACGCTCGGCCTTCTTTGGCCGTCTATTTCCGTTCACAACGGTTACATTGCGGCTTCGATTATCTGCAATCGAGAGCCGTAGCTCAGTAGACAGAGTGCTTGGTTCCGGACCAAGATGTCGCGGGTTCAAATCCCGTCGGGCTCGTTCCGTTTCATCACGTTCCGAATTGTGCGGATGATGGCTTGGTGTATGCAACCCCATCTTCAATAGATGAATAAGCCCCTTCGTCACATATCTCAGCGAGAGTATAAATCAACGACGGGATGTCGGAGTCGCCAGATATCCGTCGTGGGGTCGAGGTTATTCGGTTCGCTTCCCCGTTCGGTGAGCAGGCCAACGTGGTAGAGCATCGCTTTCAGCTGGAACACGGTCGGTGAATGGTAAACGTTGCCGTCAGCGAGCACCGATGTACGGAGCCCACCGTCGGCGTCGAGAGCTCGCGTTCGGACGCTCTCGGTTCCCCGAAGGAACAGTTCGACTGCGAACGTCGGGTGTGAACGGTGGAGATGCGTGAGAAACTCGGCGAGCGACGGTTCGGTGTTCCCGTCCTCCTGAAGCGTCTGGAGGGCCTCGACGAGCAACGGCGTCGCCGGATACGCCCAGACGACGCGGCGAGCGAGTTGCCCCCATGCCGGCGCGAGGTCGGTGAACCGTTTTTGGCTTCTGT contains:
- a CDS encoding CAP domain-containing protein yields the protein MASECAVCGDDATVSDACPHCGGAYCPDHRPPDAHDCPGTAAGTTTGWRLDLDGAARGREDTDDSPSLSSLFRPGVGLAVLTLLVVGLALGAVATVGPFDDGGLDADAVETHIENGSDAARADAGVGATEHDESLAAVARAHSRDMRDRGFVNHTNPDGESPQDRVDAAGLDCRVGENIYQTPRGAIATSERAVADHVIRSWLDSPGHRRTLLRDRYTRQGVGVALGEDAVYVTQLFC
- a CDS encoding FkbM family methyltransferase, producing the protein MGGHSLLDSVRSWLYRPRLKDAVHRVGIDAHLRTLYVTLYRLRYGETITVEIDHTTADVGIESAAELDNVVSISGKKRPVARTIVDELNEDDVFWDVGANVGTFSCIAGDVLEDGHVVAFEPYPPNVERLRRNLQRNDVFHDVESRALSDGEGERTFFVMRTDEVGSREGSIEEEYATTDDAVGTITVETTTADRTVESGAYPPPNVVKIDVEGAAPDLLAGMEATLDRPACRLLVVEPHDNEAVIERTLEDAGFRTRRLRVGGSSRIVAEQSE
- a CDS encoding 2Fe-2S iron-sulfur cluster-binding protein; its protein translation is MVTTVGIVGGAVLTLAAVVLHFSKGSEWTPREDISDEVIEQRASAVPETEFPEPGNRSIGGGGAAAAAVAAGEGESEGELEDGEAGDDSPAAIPDDEAEVYEIEYVKEGTTIEVKENETVLEAGEDEGWDLPYACREGQCISCAGHITDGGNAEDYVEHHTNQMLGEPELDDGYTLTCVAYPVSDFSIETGESP
- a CDS encoding ribonucleoside-diphosphate reductase; this encodes MNIDSTRHLQLDRESRGTRYYRNAVERHWDPFDIDLEADREALVESLQSVPDAEERLDNFRMGVARFGAGEQAVTEDLAPLATALDDIDDQLFITTQLYEEGKHTDHFDRYWREVIHPVEEELGFETSSPTDEKWFNEAYDDLFERNEEAMHRLLDEPTPENFARAYCHYHLVIEGILAQTGYYGLQQAYSKDNHPDLPHLPGLYEGFTLIRQDEGRHVGFGMAKLKELVSEGDVDPSLLDETVNELLPLVDGIAANPDEEYREDIGPSPEELQQFATEKHLQRMEQIKDAAEDVPDLESLTELEGVGD
- a CDS encoding DUF2391 family protein, which translates into the protein MRRIRPQGRFRLADSAQQVVGGFLLAGPFVVTEEVWTLARDMNSFQLLLTVTIVFAIGYAALYKAAGRDPDDDRDLAGVPTRFLSLMLVSYGSVAILAVAFGAPGTFLDDLVGVEMVVVTLRAIAVGAVFSVVGAATADSVF
- a CDS encoding DUF7471 family protein: MAYTLILGVLLAFGTVSAAGILGVGLAAFVQRRSWPYLLVALALAALFVRAVTGVGYMTGGLSLEVHHLLEHGLDIVMAALVIAAVLSAHTVRDPIGGGIR
- a CDS encoding GNAT family N-acetyltransferase; the encoded protein is METSERPTFETEAGEEIYQYVERHGTAARHRVREVTSLPPEEFSEALEQLESRGYLEDDGGTLQVALDVGSVESYTAGDVEYTIRPAKQSDFDGLIDTIRDVTAKDTYVVAESIAEQLLYEDAVTRHNSVESRVFFVATVDGDVVGWAHLDLPQVDKLQSTAQLTVGVRGDYQDNGIGSRLLERALDWAEANGYRKVYNSVPTTNDEAIVFLEDHGWETEGVRKDHYTIDGDHVDEVMLAYTF
- a CDS encoding iron transporter, translating into MQRRDYVRLCLGAGAVGLAGCSDLIRTREVTSTPPILEDRPDRVYYPTHVDGMAMVDMAETDDGEYAFALMYTYPHRFWRVDATTTEAEEANLHDVDGSNDIHLMAVVWDPKTGRVLPDTGMSVDIARDGEALDEQVIYPMLSARMGFHYGANFKLDGEGTYDVTMSVGGTNVRRTGEYVGRFSDPASVTVPFEFTTEKRDELGIERAGDRAGEAAVPSVMDMNHPLGVAPELEELPGTHHGTAESGEAKLAVVSLSERPDGVDGEGDYLAVSARTPYNELVLPGMALDARIERGGETVFEGALERTFDDSLDYHYGAAVDDIQAGDELTLEVVTHPQVARHEGYETAFLQMPSAELTL
- a CDS encoding glutathione S-transferase family protein, which encodes MDMVNQFIDGEWVTEYDPTAEDGSFQRQPTTFRDRVDAEGVEAGRYHLYVSYACPWAHRTLVTRKLLGLEDAISVDVVDPYRDDGGWQFTPEKDGCTTDSIHGSDYLREVYVEADADYTGRVTVPVLWDKREETIVNNESREIMRNLTTAFAELGNGIDLAPADRRADIDSALDDIYEPINNGVYRTGFAETQSAYDEAVTELFEALDRWDSVLSDQRYLVGDRLTEADIAMYTTLVRFDEVYHTHFMCNHKLVREYDTLWPYLRDLYQTPGFGETTHMDHIKEHYYTTHPDVSPKRIVPMGPTSDFGKPHDRDSLAGGPPV
- a CDS encoding winged helix-turn-helix transcriptional regulator produces the protein MSDTRDSIERHIREDPGVHFNELVRALDLAPGQVQYHVRKLRRRSAVVTDELFGRTHYYPPEYDEWERAALALLRRETSAEIVAALLDEGPSRPVDIAESVGIARSTLSWHTERLAEAGLIEKRHDGHQLAVVDADRTAELLDTADPRLPERLVDRFTRLVDALLE
- a CDS encoding PQQ-dependent sugar dehydrogenase, with the translated sequence MHRPTRRELLACGVAGLTATAGCFAGEADEYPTGEGETTWPATPTWDPAERSPLDAEVTATTAVENLSIPWDLTFAGGEALLTERTGGVRRFEAETLATESGLQPDDATTVLSASDLPDRTGPGEGGTLGIATHPQYPDPRTLFVYYTAADDLRNRVIRYDIDADEVSAVVDGIPANDWHNGGRIEVGPDGHLWILAGDAQEGADIAQDPDSLGGAVLRVTLDGDPAPGNPDFGAGGDPRTYTLGHRNPQGIAFTPDGEPLVAEHGPLNRDEVSALRPGANYGWNVARGGPGGVQYNAYGESEAFTPPLLNTGADTTWAPSGSTFYTGDAISAWHNRLFVAGLRSQTLFCVTLDADGADPDGGRRFDADWLDDRYTATAHRLYDGEFGRLRHVEEGPDGALYLLTSNRDGRTLTDFPVESDDRIIRIEPT